From Erigeron canadensis isolate Cc75 chromosome 8, C_canadensis_v1, whole genome shotgun sequence, one genomic window encodes:
- the LOC122610401 gene encoding uncharacterized protein LOC122610401: MDQTGGFLFPPLGENKPSNDPLIIQAAVFNIEVWRVYLDSGSECNVIFEHCFLKLPDALRARKVDPQGLLIGFSGEHAWPLGEIDVDITISDGIYEKTETLDLSKVRSPLPYNILLGRTAMQRLEMVPSGIHRLVKFQSETGIGTIKQISDVKRAEDRSSSVPKDTQEEENTIKIIVNPNYPYQTISIGIHFSDGCKHKLRKLLQPNMDIFAWEYKDMTGVPRVLTLEGKPFVTEHRLNERKHIEPVHQKKRSLSADRDKAARKEVEELLQAGIVRESTYPVWVANPVMVKKGDGGWRMCVDFTNINKACPKDCHPLPEIDWKVESLTEHKLKCFLNLLLSKNAICFKERRSYVPKVGRQGLRHTNRKEPGSIC, translated from the coding sequence ATGGATCAAACCGGAGGGTTTCTATTCCCCCCTTTGGGAGAAAATAAACCTTCCAACGACCCTCTCATTATCCAAGCCGCGGTATTTAATATTGAGGTGTGGAGGGTCTACCTAGATAGCGGGAGCGAGTGCAATGTCATCTTCGAACACTGCTTCCTTAAGTTACCAGATGCCCTACGAGCCCGGAAGGTAGATCCCCAGGGCCTGTTAATCGGTTTTTCGGGAGAACATGCATGGCCGCTAGGGGAAATTGACGTAGACATCACTATTAGCGACGGGATATACGAAAAGACCGAGACTCTGGATCTCTCAAAAGTACGATCCCCTTTGCCCTATAACATTCTCTTAGGGAGAACCGCAATGCAACGGCTGGAAATGGTGCCCTCAGGGATCCATAGGCTCGTGAAGTTCCAATCCGAAACGGGGATAGGAACAATTAAGCAAATTAGCGACGTGAAAAGGGCTGAGGACAGAAGCTCCTCTGTCCCGAAGGACACGCAGGAAGAGGAAAACACGATAAAGATCATAGTCAACCCAAACTACCCGTATCAGACGATCTCTATTGGCATACACTTCTCAGACGGATGCAAACATAAGCTCCGAAAATTGCTGCAGCCAAACATGGATATTTTTGCATGGGAGTACAAAGACATGACCGGAGTCCCTCGGGTCCTCACGTTGGAAGGGAAGCCTTTCGTAACGGAGCACCGTCTGAACGAACGAAAGCACATAGAGCCAGTTCACCAGAAAAAGCGCAGCCTCTCCGCCGACAGAGACAAAGCTGCTAGAAAGGAGGTAGAAGAACTACTGCAAGCCGGAATAGTAAGAGAGTCCACATACCCGGTCTGGGTCGCTAATCCAGTAATGGTAAAGAAAGGAGACGGGGGGTGGCGGATGTGTGTCGACTTCACAAATATAAACAAAGCTTGTCCCAAAGACTGCCACCCCCTACCTGAGATCGATTGGAAGGTGGAATCGCTAACGGAGCACAAGCTAAAGTGCTTCTTGAACCTACTGCTATCCAAAAATGCCATTTGTTTTAAAGAACGCAGGAGCTATGTACCAAAGGTTGGTCGACAAGGCCTTCGCCACACAAATAGGAAGGAACCTGGAAGCATATGTTGA